One segment of Niabella beijingensis DNA contains the following:
- a CDS encoding phosphopantetheine-binding protein — MENKQELITRLKEQIIRQLKLDDKKPEDIGDHDPLFVEGLGLDSIDALELIVLLQQEYQIKLKNAEEGQDVFRSVSTMADYILDHQNAAH; from the coding sequence ATGGAAAATAAACAAGAATTAATAACCCGGTTAAAAGAACAGATCATCCGGCAACTGAAACTGGATGATAAAAAACCGGAGGATATCGGCGATCACGATCCGCTGTTTGTGGAAGGATTGGGACTGGACTCCATCGATGCGCTGGAGCTGATCGTACTATTACAGCAGGAATACCAGATTAAATTAAAGAATGCCGAAGAAGGACAGGATGTGTTCCGCTCGGTAAGTACAATGGCAGACTATATCCTGGATCACCAGAATGCGGCTCATTAA
- a CDS encoding beta-ketoacyl-[acyl-carrier-protein] synthase family protein produces the protein MNRVVITGRGIYSCIGKNLAEVKESLYLGKSGIIFDPVRKAFGYRSALTGFVERPSLKGLLDRRSRIMLPEEGEYAYVATLEALKEANLSEEDLVRLEPGILYGNDSSAKAVIESTDLIREKKDTMLVGSAAVFQTLNSTVTMNLATIFKLKGINLTVSAACASGSHAIGLAYILIKMGLQDCIIAGGAQEINHLSMGTFDALGAFSIKEAAPEKASRPFDRDRDGLIPSGGAATVILESLESAQKRGAPILAEVIGYGFSSNGEHISNPTVAGPAKSLRMALNDAGVTANTIDYINAHATSTPTGDASEAKAIAEVFQGCDTPVSSTKSMTGHECWMAGASEIVYSSIMMEHGFIAPNINFENPDADTAALNIVKNTLNKNIDVFLSNSFGFGGTNSTLVVKKW, from the coding sequence ATGAACAGAGTGGTGATAACAGGCCGGGGCATATACTCCTGCATAGGGAAAAATCTTGCCGAGGTAAAGGAATCATTGTACCTGGGAAAATCAGGGATCATTTTTGACCCGGTCCGCAAAGCATTCGGATACCGGTCCGCATTGACCGGTTTTGTAGAACGCCCTTCGCTGAAAGGGCTGCTGGACCGGCGTTCCCGTATTATGCTTCCCGAAGAGGGCGAGTATGCCTATGTGGCCACCCTCGAAGCACTGAAAGAAGCAAACCTTTCGGAAGAAGACCTGGTACGTTTGGAACCGGGGATCCTTTACGGAAACGACAGCTCGGCAAAAGCGGTCATCGAATCCACTGACCTGATCCGCGAAAAAAAAGATACCATGCTGGTGGGTTCGGCTGCCGTGTTCCAGACCCTGAACTCCACGGTAACCATGAACCTGGCCACCATCTTCAAACTGAAGGGGATCAACCTCACGGTAAGTGCGGCCTGTGCCAGTGGCTCGCATGCGATCGGCCTGGCCTATATCCTCATAAAAATGGGGTTGCAGGATTGCATCATAGCCGGTGGCGCCCAGGAGATCAACCATCTGTCGATGGGAACCTTTGACGCGCTGGGCGCTTTTTCGATAAAAGAGGCTGCTCCTGAAAAAGCTTCCCGTCCCTTTGACAGGGACCGCGACGGGCTGATCCCCAGCGGGGGAGCGGCAACCGTGATCCTGGAGAGCCTGGAATCTGCTCAGAAAAGGGGCGCCCCGATCCTGGCGGAAGTGATCGGCTATGGGTTCTCCTCCAACGGGGAGCATATTTCGAACCCCACTGTGGCCGGCCCGGCAAAATCCCTCCGGATGGCACTGAATGATGCGGGGGTAACAGCCAATACCATTGACTACATCAACGCACATGCCACCAGTACGCCAACGGGTGACGCCAGCGAAGCGAAGGCCATTGCAGAAGTGTTCCAGGGATGCGATACACCTGTAAGCTCCACAAAATCAATGACCGGCCACGAATGCTGGATGGCGGGTGCCAGTGAAATTGTATATTCCAGCATCATGATGGAGCATGGATTTATCGCACCAAATATCAATTTTGAAAACCCGGATGCCGACACGGCCGCTCTAAATATTGTAAAAAATACACTGAATAAAAATATAGATGTATTTTTGTCCAATTCATTTGGGTTCGGGGGCACTAACTCGACCCTCGTTGTAAAAAAGTGGTAA
- a CDS encoding beta-ketoacyl-[acyl-carrier-protein] synthase family protein, whose translation MRSVFVLSQNIVSPLGSTAQENFDALCADRTAVKVHQDAARSDVPFCAALFGPSFFNEEATAFTPFESLLKASVADAIRLAGIDPADPDTALILSSTKGNISLLEDHTVTVELKKEVGMTVSAEKIAGHFGFKNRPLIVSHACISGTLAIITARRMLEAGRYKTIVVAGADLITRFILSGFQSFHAVSDVLCKPFDAHRNGINLGEAAATVVLSTERPQGGTVLTVSGGGVSNDANHISGPSRTGEELFMAIDHAMKEAGIEPAAIGFISAHGTATVYNDDMESRAINLAGLEEVPVNSLKGYYGHTLGAAGLLETVIGLESLRAGMIIPTKGFEVPGTVKPLNVCSALVETPVSAFLKTASGFGGCNAAIVVQKN comes from the coding sequence ATGAGGAGCGTATTTGTTTTATCACAGAATATTGTGTCCCCGCTGGGAAGCACGGCGCAGGAGAACTTTGATGCGCTGTGCGCGGACAGAACAGCAGTAAAAGTGCATCAGGATGCAGCAAGAAGTGACGTGCCCTTTTGTGCAGCCCTGTTCGGTCCCTCCTTTTTTAATGAGGAAGCCACAGCATTTACTCCTTTTGAATCCCTGTTAAAAGCCTCTGTTGCAGATGCGATACGGCTTGCAGGTATCGACCCCGCCGATCCGGATACAGCGCTTATCCTTTCTTCCACCAAAGGCAATATCAGCCTGCTGGAAGATCATACGGTTACTGTTGAATTGAAGAAGGAAGTAGGAATGACTGTTTCCGCGGAAAAGATTGCCGGGCATTTTGGGTTTAAGAACAGGCCGTTAATTGTATCCCATGCCTGTATCTCCGGTACCCTGGCCATTATCACGGCCAGGCGGATGCTGGAAGCGGGCAGGTACAAAACGATCGTAGTAGCAGGTGCTGATCTGATCACCCGGTTCATCTTATCCGGCTTCCAGTCATTTCATGCCGTAAGCGATGTGCTTTGCAAACCCTTTGATGCGCACCGGAACGGTATCAACCTCGGAGAGGCGGCGGCAACTGTGGTATTGTCAACAGAACGGCCACAAGGCGGGACCGTTTTAACCGTGAGCGGCGGCGGCGTGAGCAATGATGCCAATCATATATCCGGACCATCGCGCACGGGCGAGGAGTTGTTTATGGCCATCGATCATGCCATGAAGGAGGCGGGTATTGAACCGGCTGCCATCGGATTTATTTCCGCGCACGGAACGGCTACGGTTTATAATGATGATATGGAAAGCCGGGCCATTAATCTGGCCGGATTGGAGGAAGTGCCCGTGAACAGTCTTAAGGGATACTACGGGCATACGCTGGGGGCTGCAGGATTGCTGGAAACAGTGATCGGACTGGAATCATTACGGGCTGGGATGATTATTCCTACCAAAGGATTTGAAGTGCCCGGTACGGTAAAACCACTGAATGTTTGCAGTGCGCTGGTTGAAACACCGGTATCCGCATTTTTGAAAACCGCATCTGGTTTTGGTGGATGTAATGCAGCCATCGTGGTGCAGAAGAACTGA
- a CDS encoding acyl-CoA thioesterase: MKELKNTTEVLIRFNEADPLGIVWHGHYIRYFEDGREAFGKSYGIGYLDFFRENIVVPIVHVECNYKKSLKFGDEVQVETIYEPCEAAKIIFRYRLYKVSDRSLVATGSTTQVFLDKDTQTLLLNNPPFFEEWKQKFLK; the protein is encoded by the coding sequence ATGAAGGAATTAAAAAATACAACCGAAGTGCTGATCCGCTTTAATGAAGCGGACCCGCTGGGTATTGTGTGGCATGGTCATTACATTCGTTATTTTGAAGACGGAAGAGAAGCTTTTGGAAAAAGCTACGGGATCGGGTATCTCGACTTCTTCCGGGAAAATATAGTGGTACCCATTGTGCATGTGGAGTGCAATTACAAAAAATCGCTGAAATTCGGAGATGAGGTGCAGGTGGAAACGATCTATGAACCCTGCGAGGCTGCCAAGATCATTTTCAGGTACCGCCTTTATAAAGTGTCCGACCGCTCGCTGGTAGCCACAGGAAGCACCACACAGGTTTTCCTGGATAAGGATACGCAAACCCTTTTATTGAATAATCCTCCTTTTTTTGAGGAATGGAAACAAAAATTTTTGAAGTAA
- a CDS encoding lipid A biosynthesis acyltransferase yields the protein MANWDGSSKGNKLGYSIFVALLRAGGTAPAYFLLRFVSLYYFLFSTGANRAISYYLHQRLKFSGWKATRLRYQNYYWFGQALIDRIVMMSGIRNRFSFHFDGEQHLHDMVAAGKGGLLLSAHIGNWEIAGHLLKRLNTKINIVMYDGEHEQVKAYLDGVTGERNANLILIKDNISHIYEIMEALNNNELVCMHSDRFMEGNKTLASLFLGAPAQFPAGPFTIAAKLPVPVSFVFALKESATHYHFFATEGTVYRGHPEKGHPAAILDDFVQEMTDKVRRYPAQWYNYYPFWGEDKS from the coding sequence ATGGCAAACTGGGACGGAAGCTCCAAAGGAAATAAACTGGGCTATAGTATTTTCGTCGCCCTGCTTAGGGCAGGGGGAACTGCGCCGGCCTATTTCCTGCTGCGCTTTGTGAGCCTGTATTATTTTCTGTTCAGCACCGGGGCCAACCGGGCCATCAGCTACTACCTGCACCAGCGGCTGAAATTTTCCGGATGGAAGGCCACACGGTTGCGGTACCAGAATTATTACTGGTTCGGACAGGCCCTGATCGACCGGATCGTAATGATGAGCGGTATCCGCAACCGGTTCAGTTTTCACTTTGATGGCGAACAACACCTGCATGATATGGTAGCTGCCGGGAAGGGCGGCTTGCTGCTGAGCGCCCATATCGGCAACTGGGAAATTGCCGGCCACTTGCTGAAACGGCTCAATACCAAAATAAATATCGTAATGTATGACGGGGAGCACGAGCAGGTAAAGGCCTACCTGGATGGGGTAACCGGTGAGCGCAATGCCAACCTGATCCTTATAAAGGATAATATTTCGCATATCTATGAAATAATGGAGGCGCTGAACAATAACGAGTTGGTTTGTATGCATTCCGACCGGTTTATGGAAGGAAACAAGACCCTTGCATCGTTGTTCCTGGGGGCTCCGGCACAGTTTCCGGCCGGCCCTTTTACAATAGCTGCAAAATTGCCGGTTCCGGTGAGTTTTGTATTTGCGCTGAAGGAATCTGCAACACATTATCATTTTTTTGCTACTGAGGGGACCGTCTACCGTGGCCACCCGGAAAAAGGCCACCCGGCGGCCATCCTGGACGATTTTGTACAGGAAATGACCGACAAGGTCCGCCGGTATCCCGCACAATGGTATAATTATTACCCCTTTTGGGGTGAAGATAAAAGCTGA
- a CDS encoding 3-hydroxyacyl-ACP dehydratase, producing the protein MSIATDILPYIPQRPPFVMVQTLEHSDDDGAATWFTVTDDNILVEDGLFREPGLVENIAQTAAARIGYLCNKENKPVPVGFIGAVQRLKISRLPATGEVLNTSIRIRNQVFNATIIDGAIAVNGEVIASCEMRIFVSE; encoded by the coding sequence ATGAGCATCGCCACAGATATCTTACCCTATATCCCGCAACGGCCGCCGTTTGTAATGGTACAAACGCTGGAACATTCGGATGATGACGGAGCTGCCACCTGGTTTACCGTAACCGACGATAATATCCTGGTGGAAGACGGACTTTTCAGAGAGCCGGGCCTGGTGGAGAACATTGCCCAAACAGCAGCTGCACGGATCGGATACCTTTGTAACAAAGAAAATAAACCGGTACCGGTAGGTTTTATCGGTGCCGTTCAGCGGTTAAAGATCAGCCGGCTGCCTGCAACGGGTGAAGTGCTGAACACCTCGATCCGGATCAGGAACCAGGTATTCAATGCTACGATCATAGACGGAGCCATCGCTGTAAATGGCGAGGTGATCGCGTCCTGTGAAATGCGCATCTTTGTTTCCGAATGA
- a CDS encoding DUF5606 domain-containing protein gives MEYNKLVAVSGLSGLFELINSKNDGAIVRSLNDKTTKFASSRIHQFSHLESIEIYTIRENVNLADVFNAMKADSTSLPDVKDDKAIKAYFQKVYPDMDFERVYVSDMKKIVKWFDQLQQNDIEVKLTQAEEEEAAETAPEAETAAAEEKAAEAPAAKKKPAKAKEEKDAEAAPEKKEKAPAKKAAAKKAAAKKKDA, from the coding sequence ATGGAGTATAATAAGTTAGTTGCAGTTAGTGGATTATCGGGCTTATTTGAGCTGATCAACAGTAAGAATGACGGAGCCATCGTACGTTCACTGAATGACAAGACCACCAAATTTGCGTCTTCCCGTATTCACCAGTTTTCTCATCTGGAAAGTATTGAAATTTATACCATCCGGGAAAATGTGAACCTGGCAGACGTATTCAATGCCATGAAAGCGGACAGCACTTCTTTGCCGGACGTAAAAGACGACAAGGCCATTAAAGCGTATTTCCAGAAGGTATATCCCGATATGGACTTTGAAAGGGTATATGTGTCCGATATGAAAAAGATCGTAAAATGGTTCGATCAGCTGCAGCAGAATGATATTGAAGTAAAATTAACACAGGCAGAAGAGGAGGAAGCAGCGGAAACTGCTCCTGAAGCGGAAACCGCAGCAGCAGAAGAAAAAGCAGCAGAAGCCCCGGCCGCTAAAAAGAAACCTGCAAAAGCAAAGGAAGAGAAGGATGCTGAAGCAGCGCCGGAAAAGAAAGAAAAAGCCCCGGCCAAGAAGGCTGCTGCCAAAAAAGCTGCGGCTAAAAAGAAGGATGCCTAA
- a CDS encoding DUF2911 domain-containing protein: protein MKKLLVLMMGICLVVGVSAQNGEKKKPASPPASVSKTIKSGAAISVNYSQPSVKGRTIGKDVEPMDGKVWRAGANKTTLFEASKDVTIDGKPLPAGKYGLHVLTAGDDWTFIFSKKWDQWGTEYSEGDDALRVTVKSSKPEKFSEALTYTISDDGQVALLWGDHEAGFSVK from the coding sequence ATGAAAAAGCTATTAGTACTTATGATGGGGATCTGCCTTGTAGTGGGTGTATCAGCCCAGAACGGCGAAAAGAAAAAGCCGGCCAGCCCCCCGGCTTCTGTTTCAAAAACGATCAAATCGGGAGCAGCCATCTCCGTAAATTACAGTCAGCCCTCTGTTAAGGGGCGTACCATTGGTAAGGATGTGGAACCTATGGACGGAAAAGTATGGCGCGCAGGTGCCAATAAAACCACGCTGTTTGAGGCAAGCAAGGATGTTACCATCGACGGCAAACCGTTGCCTGCGGGTAAATACGGACTGCATGTGCTTACCGCCGGTGACGACTGGACATTTATTTTCAGTAAAAAATGGGATCAGTGGGGTACGGAGTACAGCGAAGGGGATGATGCCCTGCGGGTAACGGTGAAAAGCAGCAAGCCGGAAAAATTTTCCGAAGCCCTGACCTACACCATCAGCGATGATGGCCAGGTGGCGCTTTTATGGGGTGATCACGAAGCCGGTTTCAGCGTTAAATAA
- a CDS encoding M3 family oligoendopeptidase produces the protein MKLDANIEPLKRSFLPADFKISGWEALEPYFKDLAGRELPGKKALDQWLKDVSELEAVVSEEACWRQINMTRDTTDTALAESFTFFMTEIQPRIQPYADLLNRKLIESPLSKELTTPEYFTYLRNVKKNIELFREANISLQSELAVEAQQFGAIAGKMSVTVNDQEYTLQQAAKFLESPDRTLRESVYRKIGDRRLQDKEALDDLFDGLLKKRHQVALNAGFENYRDYRFAELGRFDYTKENCFQFHDAVKQHVLPLVDKIYQQKKEKLGLDVLRPWDIDAEPAGTEPLRPFTTGSELVEKAIHCFNELKPFFGDCLRKMNEMGRLDLESRKGKAPGGYNCPLAETGAPFIFMNAAGTMDDVTTMVHEGGHAIHSFLSHPLELSAFKEYPTEIAEVASMSMELFSMEHWTEFFKTPEELKRAHEQQLERVLTIFPWIATIDKFQHWIYEHPTHTREERLAAWQTILAGFTPQTLDTSGLEDYRNFSWQRQLHLFEVPFYYIEYGIAQLGAIGLWQQYKTNREEALNHYIQALSLGGTRPLPQLFEAAGLRFDLSPDHIKGLMVFVKDELDRL, from the coding sequence ATGAAACTGGATGCAAACATCGAACCGTTGAAGAGAAGCTTTTTACCCGCCGATTTTAAGATCTCCGGCTGGGAAGCCCTGGAACCTTATTTTAAAGACCTGGCCGGGCGGGAACTGCCCGGCAAAAAAGCACTGGACCAATGGCTGAAGGATGTCAGCGAGCTGGAAGCGGTGGTGAGTGAAGAAGCCTGCTGGCGGCAGATCAATATGACAAGGGATACCACGGATACGGCGCTGGCGGAATCCTTTACGTTTTTTATGACCGAGATCCAGCCCCGGATCCAGCCTTATGCAGACCTCCTGAACCGGAAGCTGATCGAAAGCCCGCTTTCAAAAGAGCTTACCACACCTGAATATTTTACCTATCTCCGGAACGTAAAGAAGAATATAGAATTGTTCCGCGAAGCGAATATCTCCCTGCAATCGGAACTGGCAGTGGAAGCGCAGCAGTTTGGCGCTATTGCCGGAAAAATGTCCGTTACCGTAAATGACCAGGAATATACCCTGCAGCAGGCGGCTAAATTCCTGGAAAGTCCGGACCGGACACTCCGCGAAAGCGTATACCGTAAAATAGGCGACCGCCGGTTACAGGATAAGGAGGCCCTGGATGATCTTTTTGATGGGCTTTTAAAGAAACGGCACCAGGTGGCCCTGAACGCAGGATTTGAAAATTACAGGGATTACCGGTTTGCCGAACTGGGCCGGTTTGATTATACCAAAGAAAATTGTTTCCAGTTTCATGATGCTGTAAAGCAGCATGTGCTGCCACTGGTGGATAAGATCTATCAGCAGAAAAAAGAAAAACTGGGCCTGGATGTTTTAAGGCCCTGGGATATAGACGCAGAGCCGGCAGGAACAGAACCCCTGCGTCCCTTTACTACAGGAAGCGAACTGGTAGAAAAGGCCATCCATTGCTTTAATGAATTAAAGCCCTTTTTTGGCGACTGTCTGCGGAAGATGAATGAGATGGGACGGCTGGACCTGGAAAGCCGGAAGGGGAAGGCTCCCGGCGGGTATAACTGCCCGCTGGCTGAGACCGGCGCACCGTTTATATTTATGAATGCGGCCGGCACGATGGATGATGTGACCACGATGGTACATGAAGGAGGACACGCCATACATTCTTTTTTATCCCATCCGTTGGAATTATCCGCATTTAAAGAATATCCGACAGAGATAGCCGAAGTGGCCAGCATGAGCATGGAGCTGTTCAGTATGGAACACTGGACGGAATTCTTTAAAACGCCGGAGGAACTAAAGCGGGCACATGAACAGCAGCTGGAGCGGGTGCTGACCATTTTCCCGTGGATCGCAACGATCGATAAATTCCAGCACTGGATCTACGAACATCCGACGCATACCCGTGAAGAACGGCTGGCTGCATGGCAAACCATTCTTGCCGGCTTTACACCACAAACCCTGGATACCAGCGGGCTTGAGGATTACCGGAACTTCAGCTGGCAGCGTCAGTTGCATTTGTTTGAAGTGCCTTTTTATTATATCGAATATGGCATTGCCCAGCTGGGCGCTATCGGTTTGTGGCAGCAATATAAAACCAACCGGGAAGAAGCGCTGAATCATTATATCCAGGCATTGAGCCTGGGTGGTACACGACCGCTGCCCCAGCTTTTTGAAGCTGCCGGACTACGGTTCGACCTTTCCCCGGACCATATCAAAGGATTGATGGTATTTGTAAAAGACGAACTGGACCGGCTTTGA
- a CDS encoding NAD(P)/FAD-dependent oxidoreductase — protein MQTEQTDVLVIGAGPAGTVAGAIVNKAGYKVRVVEKMKFPRFVIGESLLPRCMEALEEAGLLESVLKMGFQRKTGAKFVRDGVICDYSFADQFTDGWDHAYQVTRADFDQALADGLEAQGVPIEYETTVTGIEFREDGSSITTVTDANGNEKKIEARFIIDGSGYGRVIPRLFGLDKPSNLSPRKALFVHINDVNRQMDDEPDRITVIVHKPDIWVWVIPFATGVTSVGFVGDPAFFEKYTGTPEEQLRAVIADEPYIAERMKDVEFLWEPKILQSWSSTTEKFYGNGFVLTGNVTEFLDPVFSSGVTLATVSSQIAGKLVVRHLKGEAVDWDKEYTEEMMQGVNTFRSYVMGWYDTTLHTIFFAKDQNPDIKKMICSVLAGYVWDTDNPYVKEHDTALHKLAKTIKLRDSIEYINNGFRDSK, from the coding sequence ATGCAAACAGAACAAACAGATGTGCTTGTGATCGGGGCCGGTCCTGCCGGTACCGTAGCCGGAGCCATCGTAAATAAAGCAGGTTACAAGGTCAGGGTGGTGGAAAAAATGAAATTTCCGCGGTTTGTGATAGGAGAAAGTTTGCTGCCCCGATGTATGGAAGCCCTGGAAGAGGCCGGACTGCTGGAAAGCGTGCTGAAGATGGGTTTTCAGCGGAAAACGGGTGCGAAGTTTGTACGTGATGGCGTTATTTGTGATTATTCTTTTGCCGACCAGTTTACCGATGGCTGGGATCATGCTTACCAGGTGACCCGTGCCGATTTTGACCAGGCACTTGCCGACGGGCTGGAAGCGCAGGGAGTGCCTATTGAATATGAAACAACTGTAACGGGCATTGAATTCCGGGAAGATGGTTCTTCCATAACCACCGTAACTGATGCGAACGGGAACGAAAAAAAGATAGAAGCCCGCTTTATTATCGATGGAAGCGGCTACGGGCGGGTGATACCGCGATTGTTCGGGTTAGACAAGCCGTCCAATCTTTCTCCACGCAAGGCATTGTTTGTTCATATTAATGACGTGAACCGGCAGATGGATGATGAGCCCGATCGTATTACGGTGATCGTGCACAAACCGGATATCTGGGTATGGGTCATCCCTTTTGCAACCGGCGTTACTTCTGTCGGATTTGTGGGCGATCCTGCTTTCTTTGAAAAATATACCGGAACACCGGAGGAGCAGCTGCGTGCGGTGATTGCCGATGAACCTTATATCGCAGAGCGGATGAAAGATGTTGAATTTTTATGGGAGCCCAAGATATTACAGTCCTGGTCCAGCACCACAGAAAAATTCTACGGAAATGGGTTTGTGCTCACCGGTAATGTGACAGAATTCCTGGATCCTGTTTTTTCTTCGGGTGTGACCCTGGCCACGGTGTCGAGCCAGATCGCCGGTAAGCTGGTAGTGCGGCATTTAAAAGGGGAAGCTGTCGATTGGGATAAAGAATATACAGAAGAGATGATGCAGGGAGTGAATACCTTCCGCAGCTATGTGATGGGCTGGTACGATACCACTCTGCACACTATTTTCTTTGCGAAGGACCAGAATCCTGATATCAAGAAGATGATCTGTTCCGTACTGGCCGGATATGTATGGGATACAGATAATCCTTATGTAAAAGAACATGATACCGCTTTGCACAAGCTGGCAAAAACGATCAAGTTAAGAGACAGCATCGAGTATATTAACAATGGCTTCAGGGACAGCAAGTAG
- a CDS encoding phosphopantetheine-binding protein: MEKIINTTNTFLVDEFEADADRIKPDANLKEVLDLDSLDYIDLVVALESNFHFKVQPGDFVPLVTFNDFYNYIHAQIRKKEAA; encoded by the coding sequence ATGGAGAAAATAATAAATACGACCAATACATTTTTGGTAGATGAATTCGAGGCGGATGCCGATCGGATAAAGCCGGATGCCAACCTGAAAGAGGTATTGGATCTGGACAGCCTGGATTATATCGATCTTGTGGTAGCCCTGGAAAGCAACTTTCATTTCAAGGTACAGCCCGGCGATTTTGTACCGCTGGTGACCTTTAACGACTTCTACAATTATATACACGCACAGATCCGCAAAAAGGAAGCAGCGTAA
- a CDS encoding class I SAM-dependent methyltransferase, which translates to MLDFYKKDQKTAMEAKHLAQIIAHGPIVFQVARVLRDKNILKVIEEARTTGASIKDVCEETGLSVYAARVLLEAGLGMHLVRYTEDEKFVLTKTGYFILHDPLTNVNMNFVQDVCYKGMFHLEEAIETGKPAGLRELGQWSTVYEGLSQLPPEIQKSWFEYDHFFSDIAFPEVIKQVYSENIKTLLDIGGNTGKWASASATHGEDIHVTIMDLPGQAEMAKKRIEELGLIDKVSFYPCNILDENIPFPKASPATGKSFDAIWMSQFLDCFSEDEIVSILKRCAGAIDDDGLVLILEAFWDTQRFETSAFCIQQLSIYFTAIANGNSQMYDSRVFKACVDKAGFDIVEQIDGIGLSHTLLKCRKRK; encoded by the coding sequence ATGTTAGATTTCTACAAGAAAGACCAGAAAACGGCCATGGAGGCAAAACATCTGGCACAGATCATTGCGCATGGACCAATTGTTTTCCAGGTAGCGAGGGTATTGCGTGATAAGAATATTCTAAAGGTAATTGAAGAGGCGCGTACCACCGGAGCTTCCATAAAGGATGTGTGTGAAGAAACGGGGCTTTCGGTTTATGCTGCCCGCGTATTGCTTGAGGCAGGGTTGGGTATGCACCTGGTACGGTATACGGAAGATGAAAAGTTTGTACTTACAAAAACAGGCTATTTTATTTTACACGATCCCCTTACCAATGTGAATATGAATTTTGTACAGGATGTATGTTATAAAGGGATGTTTCACCTGGAAGAGGCCATAGAAACCGGCAAACCTGCAGGGCTGCGCGAACTGGGCCAGTGGTCAACAGTATATGAAGGATTGTCCCAGCTGCCTCCTGAAATCCAGAAAAGCTGGTTTGAATACGATCACTTTTTTTCTGACATCGCCTTTCCCGAAGTGATCAAACAGGTGTATTCTGAAAATATAAAAACGCTTCTGGATATTGGCGGCAATACCGGCAAATGGGCTTCTGCTTCAGCAACACATGGGGAAGACATCCATGTAACCATTATGGATCTCCCCGGTCAGGCAGAGATGGCAAAGAAGCGGATCGAAGAGCTGGGGCTTATCGATAAGGTTTCTTTTTATCCCTGCAATATCCTGGATGAAAACATTCCTTTCCCCAAAGCCAGTCCGGCTACGGGCAAATCGTTTGACGCCATCTGGATGAGCCAGTTCCTGGATTGCTTTTCAGAGGATGAGATCGTATCGATCCTGAAACGTTGTGCCGGAGCCATTGATGATGATGGACTGGTGCTGATACTGGAAGCGTTCTGGGATACACAACGGTTCGAGACCTCCGCCTTCTGCATCCAGCAATTGTCGATCTATTTTACGGCTATCGCCAATGGTAACAGCCAGATGTATGACTCAAGGGTATTTAAAGCCTGTGTGGACAAAGCGGGTTTTGATATCGTGGAGCAGATCGATGGCATCGGGCTCAGTCATACCCTGCTGAAATGCAGAAAGCGAAAATAA